In one window of Pseudochaenichthys georgianus chromosome 5, fPseGeo1.2, whole genome shotgun sequence DNA:
- the LOC117446234 gene encoding E3 ubiquitin-protein ligase MARCHF9-like isoform X1 has protein sequence MIIYNGPATVKLKAVFISRMFFNELKVLLLMRSGSSRRTDTHPDTRTGMRGLAIGGCGWPPLSCSHRDDEEEYYGSESRPRSLAVEDTEEDKPEGGAGLDAASLPSLSESGTRSPQCRICFQGPEKGELLSPCRCNGSVRCTHQSCLIRWISERGSWSCEICYFKFEVLAISTKNPMQWQALSLTVIEKVQIAAMILGSLFLIASISWLVWSSLSPSAKWQRQDLLFQICYGMYGFMDIVCIGLIIHEGSSVYRIFKRWQAVNQQWKVLNYEKANDLGDPISSCKVHVERNSDGGQRASRHVRTILNHHCGYTILHILSQLRPNSLRRVNHEVVMRVTTV, from the exons atgataatttataATGGACCTGCCACAGTCAAGCTGAAGGCTGTTTTTATCTCACGGATGTTTTTCAATGaactcaaagtgttgttactgatgCGCTCTGGATCAAGCAGGAGGACTGACACACACCCGGACACACGCACCGGGATGCGAGGGCTCGCCATTGGAGGCTGTGGCTGGCCGCCTCTGAGCTGTTCTCACCGGGACGATGAGGAGGAATATTACGGCTCGGAGTCCCGACCACGCAGCCTGGCAGTGGAGGACACGGAGGAAGACAAACCCGAGGGAGGAGCAGGCCTGGACGCCGCTTCCCTGCCGAGCCTCTCGGAGAGCGGGACGCGGTCACCGCAGTGCCGGATCTGCTTCCAGGGCCCGGAGAAG GGGGAGTTGTTGAGCCCATGTCGCTGTAACGGCTCTGTGCGCTGCACTCACCAGTCCTGCCTTATTCGCTGGATCAGCGAGAGAGGCTCCTGGAGCTGCGAGATATGCTACTTCAAGTTCGAGGTCCTGGCCATCAGCACCAAAAACCCTAtgcag TGGCAGGCCCTCTCTCTGACTGTGATTGAGAAGGTGCAGATTGCGGCCATGATCCTGGGCTCTTTGTTCCTCATCGCCAGCATCTCCTGGTTGGTGTGGTCCTCTCTCAGCCCTTCAGCCAAATGGCAGCGGCAGGATCTCCTCTTCCAGATATGCTACGGCATGTACGGCTTCATGGACATAGTTTGCATCG GCCTTATAATCCATGAAGGATCGTCTGTTTACCGGATCTTTAAGCGCTGGCAGGCGGTGAACCAGCAGTGGAAAGTGCTGAACTATGAGAAAGCAAATGACTTAGGAGACCCCATCAGTTCTTGCAAAGTTCACGTTGAGAGGAACTCAGACGGCGGACAGAGGGCGAGTCGACATGTCAGGACTATTCTCAACCACCACTGTGGCTACACCATTTTACACATCCTCAGCCAGTTAAGACCAAACAGCCTGCGCAGAGTCAACCATGAGGTGGTGATGAGGGTGACCACAGTATGA
- the LOC117446234 gene encoding E3 ubiquitin-protein ligase MARCHF9-like isoform X2 — protein sequence MRGLAIGGCGWPPLSCSHRDDEEEYYGSESRPRSLAVEDTEEDKPEGGAGLDAASLPSLSESGTRSPQCRICFQGPEKGELLSPCRCNGSVRCTHQSCLIRWISERGSWSCEICYFKFEVLAISTKNPMQWQALSLTVIEKVQIAAMILGSLFLIASISWLVWSSLSPSAKWQRQDLLFQICYGMYGFMDIVCIGLIIHEGSSVYRIFKRWQAVNQQWKVLNYEKANDLGDPISSCKVHVERNSDGGQRASRHVRTILNHHCGYTILHILSQLRPNSLRRVNHEVVMRVTTV from the exons ATGCGAGGGCTCGCCATTGGAGGCTGTGGCTGGCCGCCTCTGAGCTGTTCTCACCGGGACGATGAGGAGGAATATTACGGCTCGGAGTCCCGACCACGCAGCCTGGCAGTGGAGGACACGGAGGAAGACAAACCCGAGGGAGGAGCAGGCCTGGACGCCGCTTCCCTGCCGAGCCTCTCGGAGAGCGGGACGCGGTCACCGCAGTGCCGGATCTGCTTCCAGGGCCCGGAGAAG GGGGAGTTGTTGAGCCCATGTCGCTGTAACGGCTCTGTGCGCTGCACTCACCAGTCCTGCCTTATTCGCTGGATCAGCGAGAGAGGCTCCTGGAGCTGCGAGATATGCTACTTCAAGTTCGAGGTCCTGGCCATCAGCACCAAAAACCCTAtgcag TGGCAGGCCCTCTCTCTGACTGTGATTGAGAAGGTGCAGATTGCGGCCATGATCCTGGGCTCTTTGTTCCTCATCGCCAGCATCTCCTGGTTGGTGTGGTCCTCTCTCAGCCCTTCAGCCAAATGGCAGCGGCAGGATCTCCTCTTCCAGATATGCTACGGCATGTACGGCTTCATGGACATAGTTTGCATCG GCCTTATAATCCATGAAGGATCGTCTGTTTACCGGATCTTTAAGCGCTGGCAGGCGGTGAACCAGCAGTGGAAAGTGCTGAACTATGAGAAAGCAAATGACTTAGGAGACCCCATCAGTTCTTGCAAAGTTCACGTTGAGAGGAACTCAGACGGCGGACAGAGGGCGAGTCGACATGTCAGGACTATTCTCAACCACCACTGTGGCTACACCATTTTACACATCCTCAGCCAGTTAAGACCAAACAGCCTGCGCAGAGTCAACCATGAGGTGGTGATGAGGGTGACCACAGTATGA
- the mettl1 gene encoding tRNA (guanine-N(7)-)-methyltransferase isoform X2 gives MSSSMPQKRYYRQRAHSNPMAYHTFDYPVCPEEMNWSELYSGYFADHPSEKKPPQVEFADIGCGYGGLLVELSPLFPDKLMLGMEIRVKVSDYVQDRIKSLRTSELGGYQNIACIRGNAMKYLPNFFSKAQKTKHKWRIISPTLLAEYAYTLRVGGLVYTMTDVEEVHLWMVKHFSEHPLFKRVLDEELVGDVITSRLGTCTEEGKKVQRNGGKNFLAVFRRIEDLN, from the exons ATGAGTTCCTCCATGCCGCAGAAGCGTTACTACCGGCAGAGAGCCCACTCCAACCCGATGGCTTACCACACGTTCGACTA TCCAGTGTGTCCTGAGGAGATGAACTGGTCTGAGCTGTATTCAGGCTACTTCGCCGACCACCCCTCTGAGAAAAAGCCCCCCCAGGTTGAGTTTGCAGACATTGGATGTGGATACGGCGGGCTGCTAG TGGAGTTATCTCCACTTTTCCCTGACAAGCTCATGCTTGGCATGGAGATCAGAGTAAAAGTGTCAGATTATGTTCAGGATCGTATCAAATCCCTACGCACCTCAGAGCTGGGAGGCTACCAGAACATCGCCTGCATTCGCGGCAATGCCATGAAGTACCTGCCCAACTTCTTCTCCAAAGCACAG AAGACCAAGCACAAGTGGAGGATTATCAGTCCAACGCTGCTGGCAGAGTACGCCTACACGCTGAGAGTCGGG GGTTTGGTGTACACCATGACAGATGTGGAGGAAGTGCACCTCTGGATGGTGAAGCACTTCAGTGAACATCCACTTTTCAAACGTGTCCTTGATGAAGAATTG GTCGGTGATGTCATCACAAGTCGTTTGGGTACCTGCACAGAGGAAGGAAAGAAAGTGCAGAGGAATGGAGGGAAAAACTTCCTTGCAGTTTTCCGGAGGATCGAGGATTTAAACTAA
- the mettl1 gene encoding tRNA (guanine-N(7)-)-methyltransferase isoform X1: MSSSMPQKRYYRQRAHSNPMAYHTFDYPVCPEEMNWSELYSGYFADHPSEKKPPQVEFADIGCGYGGLLVELSPLFPDKLMLGMEIRVKVSDYVQDRIKSLRTSELGGYQNIACIRGNAMKYLPNFFSKAQLSKMFFLFPDPHFKKTKHKWRIISPTLLAEYAYTLRVGGLVYTMTDVEEVHLWMVKHFSEHPLFKRVLDEELVGDVITSRLGTCTEEGKKVQRNGGKNFLAVFRRIEDLN, from the exons ATGAGTTCCTCCATGCCGCAGAAGCGTTACTACCGGCAGAGAGCCCACTCCAACCCGATGGCTTACCACACGTTCGACTA TCCAGTGTGTCCTGAGGAGATGAACTGGTCTGAGCTGTATTCAGGCTACTTCGCCGACCACCCCTCTGAGAAAAAGCCCCCCCAGGTTGAGTTTGCAGACATTGGATGTGGATACGGCGGGCTGCTAG TGGAGTTATCTCCACTTTTCCCTGACAAGCTCATGCTTGGCATGGAGATCAGAGTAAAAGTGTCAGATTATGTTCAGGATCGTATCAAATCCCTACGCACCTCAGAGCTGGGAGGCTACCAGAACATCGCCTGCATTCGCGGCAATGCCATGAAGTACCTGCCCAACTTCTTCTCCAAAGCACAG CTGAGTAAGATGTTTTTCCTCTTCCCTGACCCTCACTTTAAGAAGACCAAGCACAAGTGGAGGATTATCAGTCCAACGCTGCTGGCAGAGTACGCCTACACGCTGAGAGTCGGG GGTTTGGTGTACACCATGACAGATGTGGAGGAAGTGCACCTCTGGATGGTGAAGCACTTCAGTGAACATCCACTTTTCAAACGTGTCCTTGATGAAGAATTG GTCGGTGATGTCATCACAAGTCGTTTGGGTACCTGCACAGAGGAAGGAAAGAAAGTGCAGAGGAATGGAGGGAAAAACTTCCTTGCAGTTTTCCGGAGGATCGAGGATTTAAACTAA